The DNA region gctaaacgaatagTGTTAAGGACcataaaggatgaggaggttatagtGATAgatgagcgaagggattatttgtccaatgtggtgtcggcattaagagctgagaagtggattcggaaaggttgtgaggcctatttggcatttgtaagtcagttggaagaggagggactgacagtggataaggttaggactgtaaaggagttccaagatgtttttccggaggagcttccaagattgcctccgaaccaagaagtggagtttggaatcaacttattgcctggaacggcacctgTGTCTATCGCactgtatagaatggcaccgaaggagttggtggagctaaaggcacaaattcaagagttgttggataagggcttcattaggccaagcgtgtctccatggggagcaccggtgctattcgtgaaaaagaaggatggtacgatgcagatgtgcattgattatctccagttgaacaaactgacgattaagaataagtatccactgccaaggattgatgatctgttcgaccagcttagaggagcttcggtattttccaagattgaccttcgatctggataccatcagttaagggtaaaggaagtggatattcataagacagcattcaggactcgatatggtcattataagttcctggttatgccatttgggttgacgaacgcacctgccgctttcatggatctaatgaatcgagtgttccaaccttacttggactgATTCGTGGttgttttcatcgatgatattctggtatactcggaaaccgaggagaaacatgaggagcatctacgtattgtgctgcaagtgttgagAGAGAAGGaactgtatgcaaagtttagtaagtttgaattttggttgcgagaagtggcttttctaggtcatgtggtttctgctgaaggaattagagtggatcctcgaaaagttgaggcagttctgggatggaagccaccaaaatcagtatcgaaaattcagagttttctgggtttggcaggctattaccgaaggttcgtaaaaggattttctctgattgctgcaccattgacgaaactgttaagaaaaggggtagcatttgtctggactgagagtcagcaaaaagcttttgaccatttgaaaaaggtattgactgaagcaccagtgtttaTTCAACTAGAGTCTGGGAAGggcttcactgtgtacagcgatgcgtcacatgtggggttaggatgtgtactgatgcaagagggtaaggtggttgcttatgcttCGCGGCAGCTTAAGtctcatgaagcgaactaccctacgcatgacttaGAGCTAGTAGCAgtgatcttcgcgttgaaaatctggagacattacttatatggagaaaagtgtatcatatacacggaccataagagcctaaagtatctgttaactcagaaggagttaaaccttaggcaacgaagatgggtagagttgcttaaggattacgactgttcgattgagtaccacccaggtaaggctaacgtggcGGCTGATGTGTTGAGTCAAAAGGTTgtttctgatttgagagccttgtttgcatGTTTGAGTCTGTTTGATGAGGGAAGTCTGTTAGtagaattgcaagtgaggcctatttggactgaacagattaaagaaaaatagttgaaggataACTCGTTGGTTCTTCGATTTCAGTAAGTTGAGAagggtgagaatgaggattttggactgaatactgaaggagttttatgcttccgaggaggaatttgtgttccgaaggactctgacttgagacagtcaatattgaaggaagctcatgggggactttgtgccatgcatcctagagggaataagttgtatcacgacttacgagaattgtactggtggcctggacttaaacgagaagtaacggagtttgtagggaaatgtctgacatgccagcaagtgaaagctgagcatcaattaccctctggactgttacagtcagtgaagataccactttggaagtgggagagggtaaccatggactttgtgagtgggctgcctttgacaccatcaaagaaagactcggtgtgggtgattgtagataggttgaccaaatcagcctatttcatacctgttcatactgacttttcacttcaaaagttagccaagttgtatgtggcagagattgtgcgacttcatggagtcctagtttcaattatttttgatcgggatcccagatttacatttcggttttggcaaaggttgcatgaggcgttggggacgcgattgaattttagtacggctttccatccccaaactgatggtcagtcagagagggttattcagattccaGAGGACAtattgaggggatgcgtgattgacttttgaggtagttgggaagattacttgccgttggaagaatttgtgtacaataacagttaccagacgagtattcgaatggcaccgtatgaagcactgtatggacgaaggtgtcgtacacctagttgttggactgaactaggagagcgacaaattcttggaccagagttggtagctgatactgaggataaggtcagattaattagggaccggttaaaagaagcatctgataggcaaaagtcgtatgcagatttgaagcgtaaggagattgagtacttagtaggtgatatggttttcttaaaggtttctccttggaagaagatattaaggttcggtaagaagggcaagttgagttcgcggttcattgggccttatcgagttttgaagcgagtaggcctagtggcttatcagttggaattgcctctagagttagacaggattcacgatgtttttcatgtctccATGTTCAGGCGTTATCgtgctgaccctgctcatgtcctgccagttgcagaaattgaagtttagactgatttgacctttgaggaggagcctgtgcaaatattggcttgagatgttaaggttctcagaaggaaatctgtcccgttagtgaaagtactttggcgtaatcatggaagggaagaagctacttgggaagcagaagagactatgcatcaacaataccctcaactagttggatcaggtaaatttcgaggacgaaatttctttaaggagggtagagttgtaacgccctaattttcgggaattctgtgaatgttggcaaaatttcatgctttgattttgtcatttgtgagtgaaattatgaaataggacctatgtgaaaatgtttgaaaatgctataggctaaattgaagtggccaaataaataggagtgcaaaataggaggatttgcatgacaaacctcccattttacatgaagtggccagccatcatgttgttgtagacaaaatgtgcacttgatatccataatttatgatacaaattgatacaaattgataatgggttaggtaaatgttccatgataatgggttaggtaaatgtttcatgataatgggttaggtaaatgttccatgatgggaatttcatgtcttttgtattaaagaattaaatggatgaaatatgaaattttattaaaagaaaaaggggtgaaaagaacaaagttttgtccatctttgttcatcatagctgaaagttagagaagagaaaggagatgAGAAaactcttgagtattcggtctctaggaggaggaaaattgaaggtaagttcttggtaccttacttctattttgaggttcatgagttcttcttgattcaaccttaactcttgaagcatattttagtttttagttgtgttgtgagcatttagtcatgaattaaaatgaaggaaatggttgttgtttcatgttcttttgatgaaaaatggaagataggtgaagttgagccaaacaaatgagcatgcatgtgccttagatgttaaagggaaaaatcagctaacattttgtgctttaaaatgatgaaatggagattatacttaagtaaaatcatagatatgtgatgattgattggtgatatacatgtttaaataacaagcatgcaagttaggtgtgaaagagtgatttggtaataaatctgcttggaacaacaacagtaacgtgactttggaaaatcaccataaattgtgggagatgagttagaagctgaataaattatttaattaaagcttaatgagtctattttcaaatggaataaaccagaacatattttgaattctgtacaatgagaaatttgattcgtaatgaagagtggttagattagtcaaatagtgaaacatgggaaactttgagaaaaatctggtattgattggctaaaccaaaaattctgaaaattttattgatagaagatatatgagtctattttcagagaaaattaacagaacttgatttggagttttgtatctccagttataaataatttagtgactgttgctcaggaagacagcttgcagtgaaattatgattatgtggtaaacattgacaaaaatttgttaatgagttgcttattgatttcttataagcttactatgatcagtaggtgtggttggccgaatattgtaaggggttaatacgtagtttgtatttgaatagttagattaacgtgttagtaatccaattgtaggcggttcgtgtgtggatctcgtcagcatatcgtcgcaaacagttgtgtaactaacaccctctttcttagtctagatcggcaaaagccgaaaagccgaaatgccgaaaactggtattttatagatttgcgagtgtgcgaatgctcgtgaggtaaatcgattaatgtttttggtaagctgcaatgtttggactacaaagtgcatgatttttgtgccctcgatatttttgggcttaatgggctaaaattggaatgatgggccaacgggcccaatttggtaagaaccctcggtacgtgattctgtagtacgtgaaaggtaagaatatgcatgaaaaaccctaaaatagataaattactgaaatacctttaaaagtgggaaatttacagttttacccctaggagataaattaccgaaatacccctagggttaaattgacttaaatgcatgtttgactgttgttatttactgcatgccatgttgttattatctgatgcatgggattgagatattgacggaggaagtactaaaagtggcttgtccacgtactggaggctttgcctcaatttactgttaactgagcagcaatgctgcaactatggagtgttgggctgggtgggttgagctatccccacatagagtgtatggctggtacgggtggagtgtagtggttggtgggttgagtagtctctccaaatgggcttgcatatgttattgatgttgcatgtattttgaaatgggcctatgggccatactgttatctgaataaggggctaaggcccagtttattgtaatctgaaaagggctctggtccagtaccactgttacctaaatgggcttaggcccaataggcttgagctgacttgggctttgaatgggttttccttacacactgagtttccccaaactcaccccttttattttcagccacgcaggaaatccccaaccatagtgggcttggagctgtgagggaattcggagtggccacccgttctgaaagtttgattttcttgtggtgaactggacatccttttatttacgtttgaagttttgggtttttaaatgtaataaggccgcttaattatttttgatggttttaatatgtattactaagataggtattacttattttaactgttgaaattggatagctttagggcgcgttttcaaaaacaacaattgatttcaaaataacacgacaacaagcaaagctttcgcaatgaaagtattttccaaaattaatcacttttcctaaaaatgacttaatcaaatcggtttcctagaaatatccatgacgttaaggtgtggcaatggcggtaggcatgtctaggattggatccgaagggagcttggtacttaagcagtccgatggactcaccacctcttttccggtttcctacctggtgcacagcttccattcactttaacctataatgaaattatcttttaaaacactaagtaagtttttctggatcaacaatagaaaatattttgaatgcgtcgatgtggcatgtcggatccggtcataacgtctgggccgggtttggggtgttacagtttggtTATATTTGGGCCCacaaattgggcttgtacatatATGATACTGACTAAATTTATGGTCggatttttgtttaaatttatttttattttaatcatgagATATATGATATTGTAGTTACTGACCTCATTTATTAACCAATTAATCGGAAATTCAATCCTAGTTAAAGaatttgttagagttgtgtgaccgaAATTACTGTTAAATAAGAGATTACTTGCAAgttaagttaaacaaaatatattttctttgtagaaggtttagtatttattagtataatatatttagtatttattagcataatttatttcAACTACGAATGTAGCCTACAAATAGGTTCTTTTTCAACATTAGAAAACACACCCATTAAAAAGATTAGAACttataacacttttggagaattttgcgTTTAAGTTTCGAGGattctttgttttcaggtttcggggtttagtttttgtatccattttttgtattattcgttctttttctattatagtaaaattatttttgctcGTGATTTTTTACTCCTTTTGAAGGAgttttttcatgttaaatttgtgtgctcattccgctatttttacttgttcgttactATAATCTAGAGGTGAATTTAGAGGGCTGGCAGGGGCCTcagcccccctaaaatgaaaaatttctatttaggtcatttaggaatttttaaaaatttaaattagtaaagataaaattacactttgaccctcttaaaattaaaaaaaatgaatttaattatttaaaaattataaagatgtagactattaaattctataattttattttggccactaaaaaaaatttctccCCTCCCTGTGCTATAATCGAGAGCTATGGCTTTGGAATGAATATTTCCGTTTCCTGTAATaattaaagggtaaactacaaaaatagtcacttttatttgcctcatgttacattttagtcacttatgtttgaaatgttacgttttagtcacttatgttattattttgttacgaagtgatcctacgtaacggtaatcctacgtggcagtccaactagatatTACTGAATCTGCTAATAGATACTTCATCCAGATAAAGtatgcattattaaaattaaattaaaagatcaaataagaaataaaattataaaacaatatgttatttggaaaataactattattgtaatgagatacacgttttattaggtataagtatttaaaattttgtttttgtaatgtgatacatgcgtgtatatatatatataatcatattagtgaatctgctaatacatacttcatccggatGAAGTACGTATTAGCAGATTCAATAATATCTAGttagactgccacgtaggattaccgttagggagataatagaacttaacggaagagtgatcacttcgtaacaaaataaaaacataagtgactaaaacgtaacatttcaaacataagagactaaaatgtaacataaggcaaacaaaagtgactatttttgtagtttacccataaTTAAAATCCCAATTTTATGGTACTGTGGAGAAACAAGAGATGTTTAAACTTTTATTGAAAATCATGCATGAAACTTTGCTTATAACAAGAATACACGGAAAATATTATGGAAAAGATGTTGGAAACAAACCCTATATCATCCACTACTAATTCTTTCTCCTTCCATTTTGATTGATCCTTCTTCTCTTTTGTGGGTTTCGCTTGATCATCTTCACTAGCCAACGGGGTCTCCCAGTTGTGAAAACTATGTATCCCATACTCAATCCAAGCACTAGTCCACTTCCATAACCCATTGCTGCAATTTTCCAAACAAGTGTTGTTTCAAATTCGTCCGCAACTATTGATGGAGGTGATTCTGGTTCCTGATTGTTGCCACATTTCTTTGACAATGGAAATCCACATAGTCTAGAATTTCCATTGAAGGAATCGTTTGAGAAAGTATCGAAATGATTAGCTAATGGTATTTGCTCCTCAAGATTATTATGAGAAAGATTCAATGCTCCAAGAAATGTCAAGTCAGTTAACTGCATTGGGATTTTTCCTTGAAGCTTGTTTGACGACAGATCCATTCAAGTGCTACCATTTTTCCAAGTGATGGTAGGATATTTCCTGCTAAGCTATTGTGCGAGAAGTTGAGCACTATGAGTGACTTAAGTTCTCCAAGTTCTTTGGGAATCTACCCCTTGAAATGGTTGCTTGA from Gossypium hirsutum isolate 1008001.06 chromosome A04, Gossypium_hirsutum_v2.1, whole genome shotgun sequence includes:
- the LOC107949981 gene encoding receptor-like protein 9DC3; its protein translation is MDLSSNKLQGKIPMQLTDLTFLGALNLSHNNLEEQIPLANHFDTFSNDSFNGNSRLCGFPLSKKCGNNQEPESPPSIVADEFETTLVWKIAAMGYGSGLVLGLSMGYIVFTTGRPRWLVKMIKRNPQKRRRINQNGRRKN